A portion of the Rhodopseudomonas sp. BAL398 genome contains these proteins:
- a CDS encoding outer membrane protein → MRKCAMAAAALFAAGMTVAQAADLPYGSYGARAPYTVNQPLNAYSWAGPYLGGNLGYNWGDTTNNPTKPSGFAGGVQAGYNWQSGALVFGAEGDIQANGAEETFAPWKFSNPWFGTVRGRVGYSFANVLFYGTAGLAFGEVRGETYGLSESHTTAGWTAGVGAEFGFAPNWSAKVEYLYVDLSNSRFSITGMPNGYEFGLVRAGVNYHF, encoded by the coding sequence ATGCGTAAATGTGCAATGGCAGCGGCGGCCCTGTTTGCCGCAGGAATGACAGTCGCGCAGGCGGCGGATCTGCCCTACGGATCTTATGGTGCGCGCGCGCCCTATACGGTGAATCAGCCGCTCAATGCCTATAGCTGGGCCGGCCCCTATCTGGGCGGCAATCTCGGCTACAATTGGGGCGACACCACCAATAACCCCACCAAGCCCTCGGGCTTCGCCGGCGGCGTTCAGGCCGGTTACAATTGGCAGTCCGGCGCGCTGGTGTTCGGCGCCGAAGGCGACATTCAGGCCAATGGCGCCGAAGAGACCTTCGCGCCCTGGAAGTTTTCCAACCCGTGGTTCGGAACCGTGCGCGGCCGGGTCGGCTATTCCTTCGCCAATGTGTTGTTCTACGGCACCGCCGGTCTGGCGTTCGGCGAAGTGCGCGGCGAGACCTACGGCCTGTCGGAAAGCCACACCACCGCCGGCTGGACCGCGGGCGTCGGCGCCGAATTCGGCTTCGCGCCGAACTGGAGCGCCAAGGTCGAATATCTCTATGTCGATCTGTCCAACAGCCGGTTCAGCATCACCGGGATGCCCAACGGCTACGAGTTCGGCCTGGTTCGCGCCGGCGTGAACTATCACTTCTAA
- a CDS encoding class I SAM-dependent methyltransferase produces the protein MEPGQPSRTALGAAGLRAAHQVLDHGAIFSDPLAVRILGGDAAQLMRDAEADPWRQRLRWFIAMRSRLAEDALKAAAEQRGVRQLVVLGAGLDTFAYRRVVDGLRVFEVDHPQTQIWKRQRLADASIALPDMLCFVPVDFERDGLSEALAAAGFKAAEPAFFSWLGVVPYLTEEAIFATLGLIGRLPGGAEVVFDYVNPSASRAAPAGSDAIAAETARQALKDRVAELGEPIHSYFETDILCARLAQLGFDGVADFGPEQLAARFFPGRARAGSGGGAHIMHAMAGA, from the coding sequence ATGGAACCCGGACAACCCAGTCGAACCGCACTCGGCGCCGCCGGGCTTCGCGCCGCCCATCAGGTCCTGGACCATGGAGCGATTTTCTCCGATCCGCTTGCGGTGCGGATCCTCGGTGGCGATGCCGCGCAGTTGATGCGTGACGCTGAGGCCGACCCGTGGCGGCAGCGCTTGCGCTGGTTCATCGCGATGCGTAGCCGGCTGGCCGAAGATGCGCTGAAGGCCGCGGCAGAGCAGCGCGGTGTGCGCCAATTGGTCGTGCTCGGTGCCGGGCTCGATACCTTCGCGTATCGCCGCGTGGTCGACGGTTTGCGGGTGTTCGAGGTCGACCATCCGCAGACCCAGATCTGGAAGCGACAGCGGCTGGCCGATGCGTCGATTGCGTTGCCGGATATGCTCTGTTTCGTGCCGGTCGATTTCGAACGCGACGGTCTCTCCGAAGCGCTGGCCGCTGCCGGGTTCAAGGCGGCCGAGCCGGCGTTCTTCAGCTGGCTCGGTGTGGTGCCATATCTGACCGAGGAGGCGATCTTTGCGACGCTCGGTTTGATCGGCCGCCTGCCGGGCGGCGCCGAAGTGGTTTTCGACTATGTTAATCCGAGCGCGTCGAGGGCCGCGCCCGCCGGCAGCGATGCCATCGCGGCGGAGACAGCACGGCAGGCGCTCAAGGACCGGGTTGCCGAACTCGGCGAGCCGATCCACAGCTACTTCGAGACCGACATCCTTTGCGCCCGACTGGCGCAACTCGGATTTGATGGCGTCGCGGATTTCGGACCCGAGCAATTGGCGGCGCGGTTTTTTCCGGGCCGTGCGCGGGCAGGTTCGGGCGGCGGCGCGCACATCATGCATGCAATGGCGGGCGCCTGA
- a CDS encoding cold-shock protein: protein MAMSGTVKFFNGERGYGFIKPDDGGRDVFVHITAVERAGLKDLIEGQRITFEVEPDKKGKGPKAVNLVVS from the coding sequence ATGGCGATGTCGGGAACGGTGAAGTTCTTCAATGGTGAACGCGGCTACGGCTTCATCAAGCCGGATGATGGCGGCCGCGACGTTTTCGTGCATATCACGGCGGTCGAGCGGGCCGGCTTGAAAGACCTGATCGAAGGTCAGCGCATCACTTTCGAGGTCGAACCCGACAAGAAGGGCAAAGGCCCCAAGGCGGTCAATCTGGTGGTGAGCTGA
- a CDS encoding 23S rRNA (adenine(2030)-N(6))-methyltransferase RlmJ has translation MNYRHAFHAGGFADVIKHLVLVRILTYLQDKPAPFRVIDTHAGAGIYDLTGEESQRSGEWLTGIARLMQARLSEKAAPLVAPYLDIVRAFNPQRGLAAYPGSPLIARALLRPQDSLVACEIENGARKRLVDALRRDTQARVVDLDGWVALPAFVPPKERRGLVLIDPPFERKDEFERMADGFSAAYAKWPTGSYLLWYPVKSRRATDTLARHVTEIVSSTGGTGKCLRLEFSVAPQSAEGGLTSAGVLVVNPPWTLAGELKAILPELEKPLGQGGAGRFRLELPKL, from the coding sequence ATGAATTATCGCCACGCCTTCCACGCCGGCGGCTTTGCCGACGTCATCAAACATCTCGTGCTGGTTCGGATCCTGACCTATTTGCAGGACAAACCGGCGCCGTTTCGGGTGATCGACACCCATGCGGGCGCCGGAATTTACGATCTGACCGGCGAGGAATCCCAGCGCAGCGGCGAATGGCTCACCGGCATCGCCCGGCTGATGCAGGCGCGGCTGTCCGAGAAGGCCGCGCCGCTGGTGGCGCCCTATCTCGATATCGTCCGGGCCTTCAATCCGCAGCGCGGCCTCGCCGCCTATCCGGGGTCGCCGCTGATCGCCCGCGCGCTGCTGCGGCCGCAGGACAGCCTGGTGGCCTGCGAAATCGAAAATGGCGCCCGCAAACGCCTTGTCGACGCGCTGCGCCGCGACACCCAGGCCCGGGTGGTCGATCTCGACGGCTGGGTGGCACTGCCGGCCTTCGTGCCGCCGAAGGAGCGCCGCGGCCTGGTGCTGATCGATCCGCCATTCGAGCGCAAGGACGAGTTCGAGCGGATGGCCGACGGTTTTAGCGCGGCCTATGCGAAATGGCCGACCGGCAGCTATCTGCTGTGGTATCCGGTGAAAAGCCGCCGCGCCACCGACACCCTCGCCCGCCATGTCACCGAGATCGTCAGTTCGACCGGCGGTACCGGAAAATGCCTGCGCCTGGAGTTCAGCGTGGCGCCGCAGAGCGCCGAGGGCGGCCTCACCTCCGCCGGTGTCCTGGTGGTGAATCCGCCCTGGACGCTGGCCGGCGAGTTGAAGGCGATCCTGCCCGAGCTGGAAAAGCCGTTGGGCCAGGGCGGCGCGGGCCGCTTCCGGCTTGAACTGCCAAAACTTTAG
- a CDS encoding response regulator: MAVDLTMSVLVVDDYNTMIRIIRNLLKQIGFEHIDDASDGSAALEKMRVKKYGLVISDWNMEPMTGYDLLKEVRADPNLAMTKFIMITAESKTENVIAAKKAGVNNYIVKPFNAATLKTKIDAVFPDHVPA; encoded by the coding sequence ATGGCGGTTGATCTAACGATGTCGGTGCTGGTGGTCGACGACTACAACACCATGATCCGTATCATTCGCAATCTTCTCAAGCAGATCGGTTTCGAGCATATCGACGATGCCAGCGACGGCTCGGCGGCGCTGGAAAAGATGCGGGTGAAGAAATACGGGCTGGTGATCTCGGACTGGAACATGGAGCCGATGACGGGTTACGACCTGCTCAAGGAGGTCCGCGCCGATCCCAATCTGGCGATGACCAAATTCATCATGATCACCGCCGAATCCAAGACCGAGAACGTGATCGCGGCCAAGAAGGCCGGCGTGAACAATTACATCGTCAAGCCGTTCAATGCCGCGACGCTGAAGACCAAGATCGACGCCGTGTTCCCGGATCACGTCCCGGCCTAA
- a CDS encoding TIGR01459 family HAD-type hydrolase: MTTLRFVEHLRDLVGGVDVVLSDIWGVVHNGLESFPEACAALRAVRAQGSTVILITNAPRPADSVQRQLRKLQVPDDCYDAIVSSGDLARNFIADHPGQAVFWLGPDRDNSIHRGLDMVMTPLDKADYIICTGPFDDETESAEDYRQMMGEALARKLTLVCANPDIVVERGDRLIYCAGAIAELYRELGGEVIFYGKPHRPIYDRAMAIARSCRKAATPVERVLAIGDSVRTDLTGAQGFGIDCLFVTRGIHADAFAGIDQLDSVAVKELFGHPPLALTRELRW, from the coding sequence ATGACCACACTGCGTTTTGTCGAACATTTGCGCGATCTGGTCGGCGGCGTCGACGTCGTGCTCAGCGATATCTGGGGCGTGGTTCATAACGGCCTCGAATCCTTTCCCGAGGCTTGCGCGGCGTTGCGCGCGGTCCGCGCCCAGGGCAGCACGGTGATCTTGATCACCAACGCGCCGCGGCCGGCGGATTCGGTGCAGCGGCAATTGCGCAAGCTGCAGGTGCCGGATGATTGCTACGACGCGATCGTCTCGTCCGGCGATCTCGCCCGCAACTTCATCGCCGACCATCCCGGCCAGGCGGTGTTCTGGCTCGGTCCCGATCGCGACAATTCGATCCATCGCGGACTCGACATGGTGATGACGCCGCTGGACAAGGCCGACTACATCATCTGCACCGGCCCGTTCGACGACGAGACCGAATCGGCCGAGGATTATCGCCAGATGATGGGCGAGGCGCTGGCGCGCAAATTGACGCTGGTCTGCGCCAATCCCGATATCGTGGTGGAGCGCGGCGACCGTCTGATCTATTGCGCCGGCGCGATCGCCGAATTGTATCGCGAACTCGGCGGCGAGGTGATTTTCTACGGCAAGCCGCACCGGCCGATCTATGATCGGGCGATGGCGATCGCGCGATCCTGCCGCAAGGCCGCGACGCCGGTCGAGCGCGTGCTGGCGATCGGCGATTCGGTGCGCACCGACCTGACCGGCGCCCAAGGCTTCGGGATCGACTGCCTGTTCGTCACCCGCGGCATCCACGCCGACGCCTTTGCGGGCATCGATCAGTTGGATTCCGTGGCGGTGAAGGAATTGTTCGGGCATCCGCCGCTGGCGCTGACCCGCGAGCTGCGCTGGTAG
- a CDS encoding EAL domain-containing protein — translation MVRISTIFIAICMVLVAASLGMVLYSTAAFSATESAIVALTTLTFIVLYNSVAARLRDRSDVGSQVADLSRGTAELAHQIAEFGRRLAAIEGKVVSANSANHDRVQAALNEIDELGGLVKQLAVSVANHEEMLEAGIPAAKPAAAEPDRPAQASEAIAAPSVGQPVTTAATTAAAPAPAQRDAAQLLAIIRNAVEANRIDIYLQPTVTLPQRKVRFYEAVTRLRDDGNLVVTADEFIPTAQSAGLMGQIDHAVMLRCMQVLRRLMVRNKEVGVFCNVAATTLADPDGFAQCLDFLEANRALASSFVLEFKQSMFRNLGPAEVEHLAALAQRGYRFSIDHVTDLRIDPRELADRGVRYIKVPAMLLLDPREYPASDIHPADLSDLLGRFGIDLIAERIEGERAVVDLLDYDVRFGQGFLFAAPRPLRPEAAPASAAAPNISQPDSRAPHHDAGKPPQIEFSREAGRIDPPRLTGNAALARRASGPG, via the coding sequence ATGGTCCGCATCTCGACGATTTTCATCGCCATCTGCATGGTGCTGGTCGCAGCATCGCTCGGCATGGTGCTGTATTCGACGGCTGCATTCAGCGCCACAGAATCCGCGATCGTGGCGCTGACGACGCTGACCTTTATTGTCCTCTATAATTCGGTCGCGGCGCGGCTGCGCGACCGCTCCGACGTCGGCAGCCAGGTCGCCGATCTGTCGCGCGGCACCGCCGAACTGGCCCACCAGATCGCCGAATTCGGCCGCCGGCTCGCCGCCATCGAGGGCAAGGTGGTCTCCGCCAATTCGGCCAATCACGACCGCGTTCAGGCCGCGCTCAACGAAATCGACGAACTGGGCGGCCTGGTCAAGCAATTGGCGGTGTCGGTCGCCAACCATGAAGAGATGCTCGAAGCCGGCATCCCTGCCGCAAAGCCGGCTGCGGCCGAACCCGATAGGCCGGCGCAAGCAAGCGAGGCCATTGCCGCGCCGAGCGTCGGGCAGCCCGTCACAACTGCCGCCACAACTGCCGCCGCGCCGGCGCCCGCGCAGCGCGACGCGGCGCAATTGCTGGCCATCATCCGCAACGCGGTCGAGGCCAATCGCATCGATATCTATCTGCAACCGACGGTAACGCTGCCGCAACGCAAGGTGCGGTTCTACGAGGCGGTGACCCGGCTGCGCGACGACGGCAATCTGGTCGTCACCGCGGATGAATTCATCCCGACCGCGCAATCGGCCGGGCTGATGGGGCAGATCGACCATGCGGTGATGCTGCGTTGCATGCAGGTGTTGCGCCGGCTGATGGTCCGCAACAAGGAAGTCGGGGTGTTCTGCAACGTCGCCGCGACCACGCTGGCCGACCCCGACGGGTTTGCCCAGTGCCTGGATTTTCTGGAGGCCAACCGCGCGCTGGCGTCGTCCTTCGTCCTCGAATTCAAGCAGTCCATGTTCCGCAACCTCGGCCCCGCGGAGGTCGAGCATCTGGCGGCGCTGGCGCAGCGCGGCTACCGCTTCTCGATCGACCACGTCACCGATCTGCGCATCGATCCGCGCGAACTGGCCGATCGTGGCGTGCGTTACATCAAGGTGCCGGCGATGCTGCTGCTCGATCCGCGCGAATATCCGGCCTCCGACATTCATCCGGCCGACTTGTCCGATCTGCTCGGCCGCTTCGGCATCGACCTGATCGCCGAGCGGATCGAGGGCGAGCGCGCGGTGGTCGATCTGCTTGACTACGATGTGCGCTTTGGGCAGGGGTTCTTGTTCGCGGCGCCGCGCCCGTTGCGGCCCGAAGCCGCGCCCGCCTCAGCGGCCGCCCCCAACATCTCACAACCGGATTCCCGAGCCCCCCATCATGACGCAGGCAAGCCCCCGCAGATCGAGTTCTCCCGGGAGGCCGGCCGGATCGATCCGCCCCGCCTCACCGGCAATGCCGCGCTGGCGCGCCGCGCGAGCGGCCCGGGCTGA
- a CDS encoding aspartate aminotransferase family protein, with amino-acid sequence MLDKSQPTSAVNVPNNLDAFWMPFSANRAFKRAPKMLAGAKDMHYLTTDGRKIIDAAAGMWCSNAGHGREQIASAIAKQAANLDYAPPFQFAHPQSFELANRIVDLAPEGLDHVFFCNSGSEAADTALKMAMAWQMIRGQGSRTRFIGRERGYHGVGFGGTAVGGIGNNRKMFGTLLNGVDHLPTTYDRDKQAFTKGEPEYGAHFAEALEGLVNLHGANTIAAVIVEPMSGSTGVLPPPQGYLKRLREITQKHGILLIFDEVITGYGRLGHAFAAERYGVVPDMLTFAKGITNGAAPMGGVLVSETIHDAFMNGPDYAVEFAHGYTYSAHPLACAAGLATLDIYRDEKLFERAKKLEPMFADAVMGLKGEPNVLDIRTVGITAGLDLAPRPDAVGQRGFEAMNSAFHDNDMMLRIAGDTVVLTPPLIVSEDQIGEIVDKLAKVIRAVA; translated from the coding sequence ATGTTAGACAAGAGCCAGCCCACCTCCGCCGTCAATGTGCCGAACAACCTCGATGCGTTCTGGATGCCGTTCTCCGCGAACCGCGCTTTCAAGCGTGCGCCGAAGATGCTCGCGGGCGCCAAGGACATGCACTATCTCACCACCGACGGGCGCAAGATTATCGACGCCGCCGCCGGCATGTGGTGCAGCAATGCCGGCCACGGCCGCGAACAGATCGCCTCGGCGATCGCCAAGCAGGCCGCCAATCTCGATTACGCGCCGCCGTTCCAGTTCGCCCATCCGCAGTCGTTCGAGCTCGCCAACCGGATCGTCGATCTGGCGCCGGAAGGGCTCGACCATGTGTTCTTCTGCAATTCCGGCTCGGAGGCCGCCGACACCGCGCTGAAGATGGCGATGGCCTGGCAGATGATCCGCGGCCAGGGGTCGCGCACCCGCTTCATCGGCCGCGAGCGCGGCTATCACGGCGTCGGCTTCGGCGGCACCGCGGTCGGCGGCATCGGCAACAACCGCAAGATGTTCGGCACGCTGCTCAACGGCGTCGACCATTTGCCCACCACCTATGACCGCGACAAGCAGGCCTTCACCAAGGGCGAGCCGGAATACGGCGCGCATTTCGCCGAGGCGCTGGAAGGCCTGGTCAATCTGCACGGCGCCAACACCATCGCGGCGGTGATCGTCGAGCCGATGTCGGGCTCGACCGGCGTGCTGCCGCCGCCGCAGGGCTATCTGAAGCGGCTGCGCGAGATCACCCAAAAGCACGGCATCCTGCTGATCTTCGACGAGGTCATCACCGGCTACGGCCGCCTCGGCCATGCCTTTGCGGCCGAACGCTACGGCGTGGTGCCGGACATGCTGACCTTCGCCAAGGGCATCACCAATGGCGCGGCGCCGATGGGCGGCGTGCTGGTCAGCGAGACCATCCACGACGCCTTCATGAACGGCCCCGATTACGCCGTGGAATTCGCCCACGGCTACACCTATTCGGCCCATCCTTTGGCCTGCGCCGCCGGTCTGGCGACGCTGGACATCTACCGCGACGAGAAGCTGTTCGAGCGCGCCAAGAAGCTCGAGCCGATGTTCGCCGACGCGGTGATGGGGCTGAAGGGCGAGCCGAACGTGCTCGATATCCGCACCGTCGGCATCACCGCCGGGCTCGACCTGGCCCCGCGCCCGGATGCGGTGGGCCAGCGCGGCTTCGAGGCGATGAACAGCGCCTTCCACGACAATGACATGATGCTGCGAATCGCCGGCGATACCGTGGTACTGACGCCGCCATTGATCGTCAGCGAGGACCAGATCGGCGAGATCGTCGACAAGCTGGCCAAGGTGATCCGCGCGGTCGCCTGA